A genomic segment from Bacteroidota bacterium encodes:
- a CDS encoding tetratricopeptide repeat protein: MIQIRAPRASLILVFFCLIIFQTYAQKTTIYTDKDATFKLGVELFEKEKFGSAQKLFQKYLENSKAQTEETIDAEYYSAICALELFNEDAEFLLRNFVTRHPESKHIKMAYFNMGNFQYRKKRYKEAIVYFEKVNPLDLTNAQLTDYYFKLGYSYFSRQNYEKAQKLFFEIKDVDNKYTAPALYYYSHIAYLNKNYETAQKGFLKLSDNPNFGPLVPYYIAQIYYLQGKYDEVINYAPALLDSANIKRQPEIAHLLGDAYFKKGKYSDALPYFEKYQKSASQLSRGDYYQIAYSYYKANDFTKAILYFKKSIKDADSLTQLAHYHMADCYIHSNNKQLARISMQTASKMNFDKEIQEDALFNFAKLAFELSYNPYQEAISAFETYIRQYPNSPRLDEAYNYLVNVYLTTKNYKDALTSIEKIQQKSQNMQFAYQKIAYYRGVELFNDKSLENAITNFNKALIYPKDKSINALSYYWKGEAYYRMGNYTDAIKAYKSFLFEPGAALLSVFKTANYNLGYAFFKSADYPNAIIWFRKYVGTPDQENQDTKKLNDAYTRIGDAYFVSKDYSNAVEYYSQAAKINALNNDYVVFQQASAMGVLGRFDSKIETLQKLINTYPKSPYLDDAKYELANTYLIQNQNEKALSVLTKLVDEFPNSSYVKKCLLKMALIYYNSDQNKLALELNKRIIADYPQSAEAREALTNMRTIYIETSNLAEFEDYLKTKSITISASTLDSATYEAAELRYVKGDCENASKDFDAYLTRYPNAYFKLNANFYKAECDYKYGFLADALKGYVYVTEQSKSNFTEKALIKSAYIYFKRGAYTEALAAYTKLEEIAEVPSNIMDARIGQMRSNFQLKQYSMAIATSKKIIAMEKIPNEILYECHSLNAKSYLASGNDSLAMDEFVITSKLTKNELGAEAKYNIAVLQFKKAEYQASEKTIDDIIKQVPSYDYWIAKSFILWADIYMALKDNFQAKATLQSIIDNAEIAELVEEAKQKLAAINKAEADAVTTSKPELIEIPFEESKLENMQLFNDTLNKK, encoded by the coding sequence ATGATACAGATTCGTGCGCCCCGAGCTTCGCTTATTTTAGTGTTTTTTTGTCTTATAATTTTCCAAACCTACGCACAAAAAACAACCATTTATACCGACAAGGACGCAACCTTTAAACTAGGTGTTGAGCTTTTTGAAAAGGAGAAATTTGGTTCTGCTCAAAAGCTTTTTCAAAAGTATCTTGAGAATTCCAAAGCACAAACTGAAGAAACAATAGATGCCGAATACTATTCAGCCATTTGTGCACTGGAGCTTTTTAATGAGGACGCCGAATTCTTACTTCGAAATTTTGTAACACGTCATCCTGAGAGTAAGCATATTAAGATGGCTTATTTCAATATGGGTAATTTTCAATACCGAAAAAAGCGATACAAAGAGGCAATAGTTTATTTTGAAAAAGTAAATCCGCTTGATTTAACCAATGCTCAATTAACCGATTATTATTTTAAATTAGGTTACAGTTATTTTTCACGTCAAAATTATGAGAAAGCACAGAAATTATTTTTTGAAATAAAAGATGTCGATAACAAATACACTGCCCCTGCTCTTTACTACTACTCGCACATTGCCTACTTAAATAAAAATTATGAAACGGCACAAAAGGGATTTTTAAAGTTGTCCGACAATCCCAACTTCGGCCCTTTGGTTCCTTATTACATTGCTCAAATTTATTATTTGCAAGGGAAGTACGATGAAGTGATAAATTATGCGCCTGCATTATTGGATTCGGCGAATATTAAACGACAACCGGAAATTGCGCACTTACTCGGAGATGCTTATTTTAAGAAGGGCAAGTACAGTGATGCATTACCTTATTTTGAAAAATATCAAAAATCGGCATCACAACTTTCACGCGGTGATTACTATCAAATAGCTTATTCCTATTACAAGGCGAATGATTTTACAAAAGCAATCCTTTATTTTAAAAAATCAATAAAGGATGCTGATAGCTTAACTCAGTTGGCACACTATCACATGGCCGATTGTTACATACATAGCAACAATAAGCAACTTGCGCGTATCTCAATGCAAACCGCCAGTAAAATGAATTTTGATAAAGAAATTCAAGAAGATGCACTTTTTAATTTTGCTAAGTTAGCCTTTGAGCTTTCTTACAATCCCTATCAGGAAGCCATTTCAGCATTTGAAACTTACATTAGACAATACCCTAATTCGCCTCGCCTTGATGAAGCTTATAACTATTTGGTGAATGTGTACCTGACTACAAAGAATTACAAAGATGCACTTACATCCATTGAGAAAATTCAGCAAAAGTCGCAGAACATGCAGTTTGCCTATCAAAAAATTGCCTATTACCGGGGTGTGGAATTATTCAACGACAAGAGCCTCGAAAATGCAATTACAAATTTTAATAAAGCCCTAATTTACCCTAAGGATAAATCCATTAATGCATTGAGTTATTACTGGAAAGGGGAAGCTTATTATCGAATGGGAAATTATACCGACGCAATTAAAGCTTACAAAAGTTTCTTGTTTGAACCCGGGGCTGCATTGCTTTCGGTATTTAAAACAGCAAATTATAATTTGGGATATGCTTTTTTTAAATCGGCTGATTATCCAAACGCAATTATCTGGTTTCGCAAGTATGTAGGAACTCCGGATCAGGAAAACCAAGATACTAAAAAACTGAACGATGCCTACACTCGAATTGGAGATGCTTATTTTGTGAGTAAAGATTATTCAAATGCCGTTGAGTATTATAGTCAAGCGGCAAAAATTAACGCACTCAACAACGATTATGTAGTGTTTCAACAAGCTAGTGCAATGGGTGTGCTTGGAAGGTTTGACAGTAAAATTGAAACCTTGCAGAAATTGATAAATACTTATCCCAAATCACCTTATTTGGATGATGCTAAATATGAATTGGCAAATACTTACTTAATTCAAAATCAAAATGAGAAGGCGTTAAGTGTTTTAACTAAACTGGTTGATGAATTTCCAAACAGCAGTTACGTTAAAAAATGCTTACTTAAAATGGCTTTGATTTATTACAACAGCGACCAGAATAAGCTGGCTTTGGAATTGAACAAAAGAATTATTGCCGACTATCCTCAATCAGCTGAAGCACGCGAAGCATTAACCAATATGCGCACGATATATATTGAAACAAGCAATTTGGCTGAATTTGAAGACTATCTCAAAACAAAATCAATTACAATAAGTGCTTCAACTCTTGATAGCGCCACTTATGAAGCTGCCGAACTTCGCTATGTGAAAGGTGACTGTGAAAATGCTTCCAAAGATTTTGATGCTTATTTGACCCGTTATCCGAATGCCTATTTTAAATTGAATGCAAATTTTTACAAAGCTGAATGTGACTACAAATACGGCTTTCTTGCGGATGCTTTAAAAGGTTATGTATACGTAACAGAGCAATCGAAATCAAATTTCACAGAAAAGGCCTTGATCAAATCTGCCTATATCTATTTTAAACGGGGCGCATATACCGAAGCACTTGCAGCCTACACAAAGTTGGAAGAAATAGCAGAGGTTCCGTCTAATATTATGGATGCACGAATTGGTCAAATGCGCAGCAATTTTCAATTGAAACAATATTCAATGGCCATTGCTACCTCAAAAAAAATAATTGCAATGGAAAAAATCCCCAATGAAATTCTCTATGAATGTCATTCATTGAATGCAAAATCATACCTGGCAAGTGGGAATGATTCTTTGGCGATGGATGAATTTGTAATTACTTCGAAGCTTACGAAAAATGAACTGGGTGCTGAAGCAAAATACAACATTGCTGTATTGCAGTTTAAAAAGGCCGAGTACCAAGCCTCCGAAAAAACAATCGACGATATTATCAAACAAGTTCCTTCTTACGATTACTGGATTGCTAAAAGCTTTATACTGTGGGCAGATATATACATGGCACTAAAAGATAACTTCCAGGCAAAGGCAACGCTTCAAAGTATTATCGACAATGCAGAGATAGCCGAATTAGTAGAAGAAGCAAAACAAAAATTGGCAGCAATTAATAAAGCAGAAGCAGATGCAGTAACTACTTCAAAGCCCGAGTTGATTGAAATTCCTTTTGAAGAAAGCAAATTGGAAAATATGCAACTATTCAATGATACACTTAATAAGAAATAA
- a CDS encoding carboxypeptidase-like regulatory domain-containing protein, with protein sequence MNFRQKTGVKYLVVWVFFSSTFCFNFQGWGQVAPEAKNLAILTGYILSKDSLKPIANASIVNSRSKLGTISNPFGYFSIGMNLGDTINFSSVGYAPYNFHFKRDLLAKNYNLQVLMSSDTVELKTFVFRDYSRQELQKQFSHYLTADSLKAFEELSRRAMLKNKSILYNATELSHPISYFYDRFNQNARTWRKIDRYRSIIEKAAKENRLLNKNSTTDYYIK encoded by the coding sequence ATGAATTTTAGGCAAAAAACAGGGGTAAAATATTTGGTAGTTTGGGTATTTTTTAGTAGTACTTTCTGTTTTAATTTTCAGGGATGGGGACAAGTTGCGCCAGAAGCAAAAAATTTGGCAATATTAACCGGGTATATTTTAAGTAAAGACAGCTTAAAACCCATAGCAAATGCGAGTATTGTAAATTCTCGTTCAAAATTGGGCACTATCAGTAATCCATTTGGATATTTTAGTATTGGAATGAATTTAGGCGATACTATTAACTTCAGTTCGGTTGGATATGCTCCTTATAATTTTCATTTTAAACGCGATTTACTAGCAAAAAATTACAACTTACAAGTTTTAATGAGTTCAGATACAGTAGAATTAAAAACATTTGTATTTCGTGATTATTCTCGACAGGAATTGCAAAAACAATTTTCGCATTACTTAACAGCTGATAGCTTAAAAGCTTTTGAAGAATTGAGTAGAAGAGCAATGCTGAAAAATAAAAGTATATTATATAATGCAACAGAGCTTTCACATCCTATTAGCTATTTTTATGACCGTTTTAATCAAAATGCACGCACTTGGCGTAAAATTGACAGGTATCGTTCCATCATCGAAAAGGCTGCAAAAGAAAATCGTTTATTGAATAAAAATTCCACCACTGATTATTATATTAAATAA
- the gyrB gene encoding DNA topoisomerase (ATP-hydrolyzing) subunit B translates to MEETITEKVKNNDYSADSIQVLEGLEAVRKRPSMYIGDTGFKGLHHLVYEVVDNSIDEALAGHCTNIEVFINEDNSITVKDNGRGIPTDYHEKEKKSALEVVMTVLHAGGKFDKDSYKVSGGLHGVGVSCVNALSTHVKVVVNRNGKIFTQEYSIGKPLFPVKEIGTTDKRGTETTFKPDASIFTTTEYSYDTLASRLRELAFLNKGITLCITDLREKDDNGVSPTETFLSQGGLREFVEYLDATREKLIEEPIYMEGDKNGIPVEVAMLYNSSYSENLHSYVNNINTHEGGTHLAGFRRGLTRTLKNYADKSGMLSKLKIEIAGDDFREGLTAVISVKVQEPQFEGQTKTKLGNNEVMGAVDQAVSEMLANYLEEHPKQARMIVDKVILAATARHAARKAREMVQRKNVLTGTGLPGKLSDCSETDPSQCEIYLVEGDSAGGTAKQGRDRRFQAILPLRGKILNVEKAMMYKIFENEEIKNMFTALGVSIGTEEDSKELNIEKLRYHKVVIMTDADIDGSHITTLILTFFFRYMKELIEKGYIYIATPPLYLVKKGKEQIYCWTEDDRLNAINKLAGSGKESSVGIQRYKGLGEMNAEQLWETTMNPEFRTLRQVTIDSAAEADRIFSMLMGDEVPPRRDFIEKNSKYAKIDA, encoded by the coding sequence ATGGAAGAAACGATAACAGAAAAAGTGAAAAACAACGATTATTCAGCAGACAGTATTCAGGTTTTAGAAGGATTAGAAGCTGTTCGAAAAAGGCCTTCAATGTACATTGGAGATACCGGTTTTAAAGGGCTGCACCACTTAGTGTACGAGGTAGTAGATAATTCAATTGACGAAGCGCTCGCAGGACATTGCACCAATATTGAGGTTTTTATAAACGAAGACAACTCTATCACAGTTAAAGATAACGGCCGTGGTATACCTACCGATTATCACGAAAAGGAAAAAAAGAGCGCACTCGAAGTTGTAATGACTGTGTTGCATGCCGGTGGTAAATTTGACAAGGATTCTTATAAAGTTTCTGGAGGTTTGCACGGTGTTGGGGTAAGCTGTGTGAATGCACTATCTACACATGTAAAAGTGGTGGTTAATAGAAATGGTAAAATATTTACACAAGAATATTCCATTGGTAAACCCCTTTTCCCGGTTAAAGAAATTGGAACCACTGATAAAAGAGGTACTGAAACTACTTTTAAACCCGATGCCTCCATCTTTACTACTACCGAATATAGTTACGATACTTTGGCTTCACGCTTACGTGAATTAGCCTTCTTAAATAAAGGAATTACACTTTGTATCACCGATTTGCGTGAAAAAGACGACAATGGAGTAAGTCCAACCGAAACTTTTTTATCACAAGGTGGCTTAAGAGAATTTGTTGAATACCTTGATGCTACCCGCGAAAAGTTAATAGAAGAGCCAATTTACATGGAAGGTGATAAAAATGGTATTCCGGTAGAGGTTGCCATGCTTTACAATTCATCCTATTCTGAAAATCTTCATTCCTACGTAAACAATATTAATACACATGAAGGAGGTACTCACTTAGCAGGATTTAGACGCGGACTTACCCGTACCCTAAAGAATTACGCTGATAAATCAGGCATGCTATCTAAACTTAAAATTGAAATCGCCGGTGATGATTTTAGAGAAGGACTAACAGCGGTTATTTCGGTAAAAGTTCAAGAGCCTCAATTTGAAGGACAAACCAAAACTAAATTGGGGAATAATGAGGTTATGGGTGCTGTTGATCAGGCGGTTAGCGAAATGCTCGCAAATTACTTAGAAGAGCATCCTAAGCAAGCCCGAATGATTGTAGATAAAGTAATTCTTGCAGCAACTGCACGTCATGCTGCTCGTAAAGCACGTGAAATGGTGCAACGCAAGAATGTACTTACCGGTACTGGTTTACCAGGAAAACTATCCGATTGCTCCGAAACCGATCCTAGTCAATGTGAAATTTATCTGGTTGAGGGTGACTCGGCTGGTGGTACTGCCAAACAAGGCCGTGACAGAAGATTTCAAGCTATTCTACCATTAAGAGGTAAAATCCTAAACGTTGAGAAAGCTATGATGTACAAAATCTTCGAAAACGAGGAGATTAAAAATATGTTTACTGCACTTGGTGTTTCTATTGGTACCGAGGAAGATAGCAAAGAACTCAACATCGAAAAATTACGCTATCATAAAGTGGTAATCATGACCGATGCCGATATTGACGGAAGCCACATTACTACCCTTATTCTAACCTTCTTTTTCCGTTACATGAAAGAACTTATTGAAAAGGGTTATATATACATTGCTACTCCACCACTTTATTTGGTGAAAAAAGGTAAAGAACAAATTTATTGCTGGACCGAAGACGACCGACTAAATGCCATTAATAAACTGGCCGGTTCAGGAAAAGAAAGCAGTGTAGGTATACAACGATACAAAGGTTTGGGAGAAATGAACGCCGAACAATTATGGGAAACAACTATGAATCCTGAGTTCCGAACACTTCGTCAGGTTACTATCGACAGTGCTGCCGAAGCCGATCGTATTTTTAGTATGCTCATGGGCGATGAAGTTCCTCCTCGTAGAGACTTTATTGAGAAAAATTCAAAATATGCAAAAATTGATGCTTAA
- a CDS encoding histidine--tRNA ligase produces the protein MAQQKPSIPKGTRDFSPNEMVKRNFIFDTIRNQFQRFGFLPIETPAMENLNTLMGKYGEEGDKLIFKILNSGNYFSEFSSDQQLLDEKSKGEKSFTKFISEKALKYDLTVPFARYVVQHQNELTFPFKRYQIQPVWRADRPQKGRYREFYQCDADMIGSNSLLNELELIQLMDAVYSSLKIPVIIKINNRKILSGIAEILGEQERIIDITVAIDKLDKIGIEGVTKELTEAGLKDASIAKLQPLILFEGSTLEKLNFLKNLLADSEIGKLGISELEYIFTTAASIDMGMSKVELDITLARGLNYYTGAIFEVKATVGSLRSSICGGGRYDDLTGIFGLANMSGVGISFGADRTYDVMEELNLFPESVAASTKLLFVNFGSKEENYCLPLLQAVRKAGINAELYPDTNAKMKKQMSYADAKKIPFVALIGADEITEQVITLKDMKSGEQEKYTLTQLIESLS, from the coding sequence ATGGCACAACAAAAACCTTCAATTCCAAAGGGAACCCGCGATTTTTCACCGAATGAGATGGTGAAAAGAAATTTTATATTTGATACTATACGCAACCAATTTCAACGCTTTGGATTTTTGCCGATTGAAACCCCGGCTATGGAGAATTTAAACACCCTCATGGGAAAGTATGGAGAGGAAGGAGATAAACTGATTTTCAAAATTCTAAACTCGGGAAATTATTTTTCTGAATTTTCTTCCGATCAACAATTGCTTGACGAGAAAAGCAAAGGCGAAAAATCTTTCACAAAATTTATTTCCGAAAAGGCACTCAAATACGATTTAACAGTGCCATTCGCACGCTATGTTGTGCAACATCAAAATGAACTGACCTTTCCATTTAAGCGCTATCAAATTCAACCTGTTTGGCGAGCCGATCGACCGCAAAAAGGGCGCTACAGAGAATTTTATCAATGCGATGCCGATATGATTGGAAGCAATTCATTATTGAATGAACTTGAGTTGATTCAACTGATGGATGCTGTTTACTCAAGCCTTAAAATACCTGTAATAATAAAAATTAATAACCGTAAAATACTGAGTGGTATTGCAGAAATACTTGGCGAACAAGAACGTATTATTGACATAACTGTTGCCATCGATAAATTAGATAAAATTGGGATAGAGGGTGTAACAAAGGAACTAACAGAGGCGGGATTAAAGGATGCTTCCATTGCCAAACTTCAACCCCTAATTTTATTCGAAGGATCTACACTTGAAAAGCTTAATTTTTTAAAAAATTTACTAGCTGATTCTGAAATCGGAAAGCTTGGAATTTCCGAACTTGAATACATTTTTACGACAGCCGCTTCTATAGATATGGGAATGTCTAAGGTTGAATTAGATATTACTTTAGCTCGTGGATTGAATTATTATACAGGAGCAATTTTTGAAGTAAAAGCTACTGTAGGATCATTGCGCAGCAGTATATGTGGTGGTGGGCGATACGATGATTTAACAGGCATTTTTGGATTGGCAAACATGAGTGGAGTCGGTATTTCATTTGGAGCCGACCGCACTTACGACGTTATGGAAGAATTAAATTTATTTCCTGAAAGTGTTGCCGCTTCAACTAAACTATTGTTTGTTAATTTTGGAAGTAAGGAAGAAAATTATTGTTTACCACTGCTTCAAGCGGTTAGAAAAGCCGGTATTAATGCCGAATTGTATCCCGATACAAATGCCAAAATGAAAAAGCAAATGAGTTATGCTGATGCCAAAAAAATTCCCTTTGTTGCTTTAATTGGTGCAGATGAAATTACAGAGCAGGTTATAACCCTTAAGGATATGAAAAGCGGTGAACAAGAAAAGTACACACTCACTCAGTTAATTGAATCGCTTAGCTAG
- a CDS encoding mechanosensitive ion channel family protein, with protein MNSEFFSQSFLGNTLENYCWFLGILLLGIIIKRFLSKVLAQLTFRIVKKYSSGVGFDRFLELMKAPFGVLVILTSLYLAFNRLTFPAEWKLASENEFGLKMILFGGFQIAIVVSITWILLRITDFFGVILLHRATLTESKTDDQLVPFVKESIKVIIAVFSLFFILGSICNINIASLIAGLGIGGLAFALAAKESLENLLGSFTIFLDKPFIVGDLVQIGSVSGNVEKIGFRSTRIRTLDKSYVTVPNKKMVEAELDNLSLRTLRRVKFVLSLNYSNSPEQIKKFIADLNEFIRNNPSTNQESQVRLFELGKNSIDVLVLYFIDSIEYDFYLDMRENINYQIMDIALKNKISFSNPSPVVYEMPKNAS; from the coding sequence ATGAATAGCGAATTTTTTTCACAAAGTTTTTTAGGAAATACTCTTGAAAACTATTGTTGGTTTTTAGGCATACTGTTGTTGGGAATTATTATTAAAAGGTTTCTTTCAAAAGTATTGGCCCAATTAACTTTCAGGATAGTTAAAAAATACTCTTCGGGCGTAGGCTTTGATCGCTTTTTAGAATTGATGAAAGCTCCTTTTGGTGTTCTGGTAATTCTAACAAGCCTCTACCTTGCTTTTAACAGATTGACATTTCCTGCTGAATGGAAATTGGCTTCTGAAAATGAGTTTGGCCTCAAAATGATTCTATTTGGCGGCTTTCAAATAGCCATAGTAGTTTCTATTACATGGATTTTATTGAGGATTACAGATTTTTTTGGTGTTATACTGTTACACAGAGCAACCTTAACCGAATCTAAAACAGATGATCAATTAGTGCCCTTTGTTAAGGAATCAATTAAAGTAATTATCGCGGTTTTTTCATTGTTTTTTATTTTAGGAAGTATATGCAACATAAACATTGCGTCATTAATAGCCGGACTTGGAATTGGTGGATTAGCCTTTGCCTTAGCAGCCAAAGAATCGCTTGAAAACCTTCTTGGTTCTTTTACAATTTTTTTAGATAAGCCTTTTATTGTTGGTGATTTAGTTCAAATTGGTAGTGTCTCGGGAAATGTTGAAAAAATTGGATTTAGAAGTACCAGAATTCGCACACTCGACAAAAGTTATGTGACGGTTCCGAATAAAAAAATGGTAGAGGCCGAACTCGACAATTTAAGTTTGCGCACTTTACGTCGTGTAAAATTTGTATTGAGTTTAAACTATTCAAATAGTCCTGAACAGATAAAAAAATTTATTGCCGATTTAAACGAGTTTATTAGGAATAACCCATCCACTAACCAAGAATCGCAAGTACGATTATTTGAATTGGGAAAAAACTCAATCGATGTATTAGTGCTTTATTTTATTGATTCAATTGAATACGATTTTTACTTAGATATGCGCGAAAATATAAACTATCAGATTATGGATATTGCATTAAAAAACAAGATTAGTTTTTCGAATCCATCGCCTGTGGTCTATGAAATGCCTAAGAATGCTAGCTAA
- a CDS encoding T9SS type A sorting domain-containing protein has translation MKKFILTSLIALFSIGITAQVTTNITVQPANPTNLSPIMILTDMYFPSGGCGEHTQFFTFSGNTIYASALHCLGPLTFICNYTDTFSIGTLAPGNYSFIFNLNSGAGIIPCSPGIVPGPTDTLNFVVSTATAISDYTSQQPKLTYNSTLKTLQLSGFDQIRSGKLSMYSSEGKLMLIEKPASGTSQIVLSGLQAGLYVAKLEWDGNVIHKKIIVE, from the coding sequence ATGAAAAAATTCATACTAACTTCACTGATAGCGCTTTTTTCAATTGGTATAACTGCTCAGGTAACAACCAACATTACTGTTCAACCTGCTAATCCAACTAACTTAAGCCCAATAATGATTTTAACTGATATGTATTTTCCTTCGGGTGGTTGTGGTGAACATACACAGTTTTTTACTTTTTCTGGAAATACAATTTATGCATCGGCTTTGCATTGTCTTGGTCCACTTACATTTATATGCAACTACACCGACACCTTTAGTATTGGAACACTTGCACCAGGTAATTATTCGTTTATTTTTAACTTAAATTCAGGAGCTGGAATAATACCTTGCTCACCCGGAATAGTTCCCGGGCCAACAGACACATTAAATTTTGTGGTATCAACAGCTACTGCAATTTCAGATTATACAAGTCAACAACCAAAATTAACTTATAATTCAACCTTAAAAACGTTACAACTGAGTGGTTTTGATCAAATTCGAAGCGGTAAGTTATCCATGTATTCGAGTGAAGGAAAATTGATGCTTATTGAAAAACCAGCATCGGGCACTTCACAAATTGTATTATCCGGTTTACAAGCTGGATTATACGTAGCAAAGCTCGAATGGGATGGAAATGTGATTCATAAAAAAATTATTGTTGAATAG
- a CDS encoding GNAT family N-acetyltransferase has product MKMNIHGLTIRDVKKEDNVALAQIIRNTLTEFGANRQGTVFYDASTDALYELFQTPQSAYFVAELNGVVVGGAGIFPTEGLAASTCELVKMYLVPEARGLGIGYKLIQLCEKKALSFGYNNIYLESMPELKQAIGLYEKQGFVYLTAAMGSSVHFGCNVWMHKKISN; this is encoded by the coding sequence ATGAAAATGAATATTCATGGCCTTACTATACGTGACGTTAAAAAGGAAGATAACGTTGCCTTGGCTCAAATAATTCGCAATACTTTAACTGAATTTGGTGCGAATCGCCAGGGTACAGTTTTTTATGATGCTAGTACTGACGCTTTGTATGAATTATTTCAAACTCCACAATCGGCTTATTTTGTTGCTGAGCTAAATGGAGTTGTAGTAGGAGGGGCAGGAATATTTCCAACTGAAGGATTAGCAGCATCGACCTGTGAACTTGTTAAAATGTATTTAGTTCCCGAAGCAAGGGGATTGGGAATTGGTTATAAACTAATTCAATTGTGTGAAAAGAAAGCACTGTCGTTCGGATATAATAATATCTATCTTGAATCTATGCCCGAACTAAAGCAAGCAATTGGGCTCTACGAAAAGCAAGGATTTGTGTACCTCACTGCAGCAATGGGCTCTAGTGTACATTTTGGATGTAATGTTTGGATGCACAAAAAAATCTCGAATTAA
- a CDS encoding enoyl-CoA hydratase/isomerase family protein, which yields MSLQGKVYASLDNGIGTITFFHPQSNSLPGELLRKLANEIQVLGNNNSCKVIVLQSEGEKAFCAGASFDELVSLENLEAGKHFFSGFALVINAMRKAPKFVIARVQGKAVGGGVGIACAADYTLALETASVKLSELAVGIGPFVVGPAVERKIGTAAFSALSINATEWQSAQWALSKGMYAEIFSTTENLDNAILSLVDKLSQSNPEAMRLLKQIQWQGTDNWDTLLFERAETSGKLVLSDFTRNAIAKFKTGVR from the coding sequence ATGAGTTTACAAGGAAAGGTATATGCTTCATTGGATAATGGAATTGGAACCATTACTTTTTTTCACCCGCAAAGTAATTCACTTCCGGGCGAATTATTGCGAAAATTAGCAAACGAAATTCAAGTCTTAGGAAACAATAATAGCTGCAAGGTAATTGTGCTGCAAAGCGAAGGAGAAAAAGCTTTTTGCGCAGGTGCTAGTTTCGATGAATTGGTTTCACTCGAAAATTTAGAAGCCGGAAAGCACTTTTTCTCAGGTTTTGCTTTAGTTATAAATGCTATGCGCAAAGCCCCTAAATTTGTTATTGCACGAGTTCAAGGTAAGGCAGTTGGTGGAGGTGTTGGTATTGCTTGTGCTGCCGACTATACACTTGCACTTGAAACTGCTTCGGTAAAACTTAGCGAATTAGCTGTAGGTATAGGCCCCTTTGTTGTTGGCCCAGCTGTTGAACGTAAAATTGGAACTGCAGCATTTTCGGCTTTGAGTATTAATGCAACTGAATGGCAATCGGCACAATGGGCACTTTCGAAAGGAATGTATGCTGAAATTTTTTCAACTACCGAAAATTTAGACAACGCTATTTTATCACTAGTTGATAAGCTTTCACAAAGTAATCCCGAGGCAATGCGTTTGCTAAAACAAATACAATGGCAAGGAACTGATAATTGGGATACCCTGTTGTTTGAACGTGCCGAAACGAGCGGAAAATTGGTATTATCTGATTTTACTAGAAATGCAATTGCAAAGTTTAAAACCGGCGTTCGTTAA